The DNA window GACCGTGCCGGACGTGGGGGAGACGAGCCCGTTGATCATCCGCGCCAGCGTGGACTTACCGCTGCCGTTGGCGCCGACGATGCCGATCCGGGACTCGGTGAGCGTCAGGTCGATGCCCGACAGCACCGTGCGCTCGCCGTAGGAGTGGTGTACGCCGTCGAACCGGATCTCGCTCATCGTGGAAGGTCAGGCAGCGTCTGCGGTGTCGACACGCACCGGCGCCGTGGGCACGCGCGGCGCGGCGAGCGCCGGGTACGCGCGGTGCACCTGGGCGGCGACGACCGCGGCGACGACCGCCTTGACGGCGTCACCGGGCAGGAACGTGGCGTTGGCGGCGAACGCCGCCGCCAGCGTCATGTCGGTGCGCAGCAGCATGCCCCCGAGACCGAAGGCGTACAGCACCACGACGCCACCGAGCAGGTTGATCGCGACACCGGCGACCGTGTTGTACCGCGGCAGCATCCGGTAGCTCAGCCAACCGATCACGGCGGCCGCCGGGAGCCAGCCGATGAGGAACCCGGCCGTCGGGCTCGACAGCGACATCAGCGACGTGCGCCCGCCCGCGAGCACGGGCAGCGCCAGGCCGAGGACGATCACCGTCAGCACGGCCAAGGTGCCCTTGCGCGGCCCCAGCAGGGCACCGGCGAGCATGACGCCGAGCGCCTGCAGGGTGATCGGGACGCCCGAACCGCCGATCGTGATCGTCCCGGGCAGGCCCAGGGCGATGATGAGCGCCGCGAAGACGGCGATCTGCGCGAGATCGCGGGCAGTGTTGCGGGGAGTGCCCGTGGGGGATGTCGGCGACACGGCTATCGAGTGCTCCTGGTCTGTGCGCGAACGGTACGGATCGGGTCCAACCCGCCGAGCTTATGTCAGGCGGTGTCCGCGGACGCAGTCCAGTCCCCGCGGGTCCCCCTCAGGGTGAACCCCCATCTTTCCCTGATTTCGGGGCTGAGCTGGTGTTTTCCGGTTGCCCGCATGCCACGATCGACGTGCGCCGTCGATCTGTCGGCGGTGGGAAATCGAGCAGGAGGCACACGTGTTCTGGAAGATCATCGGCATAGTCGCGCTGGTGTGGATCGCGTTGGCG is part of the Rhodococcus sp. SGAir0479 genome and encodes:
- a CDS encoding biotin transporter BioY translates to MSPTSPTGTPRNTARDLAQIAVFAALIIALGLPGTITIGGSGVPITLQALGVMLAGALLGPRKGTLAVLTVIVLGLALPVLAGGRTSLMSLSSPTAGFLIGWLPAAAVIGWLSYRMLPRYNTVAGVAINLLGGVVVLYAFGLGGMLLRTDMTLAAAFAANATFLPGDAVKAVVAAVVAAQVHRAYPALAAPRVPTAPVRVDTADAA